In the Octadecabacter sp. SW4 genome, one interval contains:
- a CDS encoding 1-phosphofructokinase family hexose kinase, protein MHDILTVTLNPALDLATSVSEVHANVKLRCSPPVTDPGGGGLNVARAIHQLGGQARCFVALGGDTGQALLHLLNDAGLTPVVYTAPSETRQSLAVTDLHSMDQYRFMLPGPNWEAADIDAARTAIRQAARDDSILVLSGSGPNGAAPDLYARICQDFVDTDVRVILDTSGPILSHLAAGQARPPLVLRMDQHEAEGLARRPLASRRDSAAFAASLVRRGAGQMVIVARGADGSVLSDGTQHLHVVAPKVETRSKVGAGDSFVGGFTMALARDADIATALQHGSAAASAAVMTEGTQLCHKDDYLRLLDDCVVSAL, encoded by the coding sequence ATGCATGATATTCTGACAGTGACATTGAACCCTGCGCTTGATCTTGCAACCTCGGTCTCCGAGGTGCACGCCAACGTCAAATTGCGCTGTTCGCCCCCCGTCACGGACCCGGGCGGTGGCGGGTTGAACGTTGCGCGCGCCATCCATCAACTGGGCGGGCAGGCACGGTGCTTTGTGGCGCTGGGGGGTGATACGGGGCAGGCCTTGCTACACCTGTTGAATGACGCCGGACTTACGCCGGTCGTCTATACCGCGCCCAGTGAAACCCGCCAAAGCCTTGCGGTGACAGACCTGCACAGCATGGACCAATACCGGTTCATGTTGCCCGGTCCCAATTGGGAAGCCGCCGATATCGATGCCGCCCGCACCGCCATTCGCCAAGCAGCCCGCGATGACAGCATCCTTGTGCTGTCGGGCAGCGGACCAAACGGTGCGGCACCTGATCTTTATGCGCGCATCTGTCAGGACTTTGTCGACACGGACGTGCGTGTGATCCTTGATACCTCGGGGCCGATCCTGTCGCACCTTGCCGCCGGACAGGCCCGGCCACCGCTGGTGTTGCGCATGGACCAGCACGAAGCCGAAGGGCTGGCCCGCCGCCCGCTGGCCTCGCGCCGGGACAGCGCCGCCTTTGCCGCCAGCCTTGTCCGGCGCGGTGCGGGACAAATGGTGATCGTCGCACGCGGGGCGGACGGATCGGTTCTGTCTGACGGCACGCAACACCTGCATGTGGTCGCGCCCAAGGTTGAAACCCGCAGCAAGGTCGGCGCGGGAGACAGTTTCGTCGGCGGGTTCACGATGGCTTTGGCGCGCGACGCAGACATCGCAACGGCCCTGCAACACGGCTCAGCCGCCGCCAGTGCCGCCGTCATGACCGAAGGCACGCAGCTTTGTCACAAGGACGACTACCTACGCCTGCTTGATGACTGCGTGGTCAGCGCGCTTTAG
- a CDS encoding metallopeptidase family protein: protein MSKAFPSPEDLFAIAAQTVESFPDVFRTPAQAVVIRVEDFIPPDMLDDNEDEWDITGLYTGVPMTLKRPDDIPQGPDTVWLFRMPILDELSDRAGETLEALVAHVTVHEFAHHFGWSDADIARIDPWWE, encoded by the coding sequence ATGAGCAAAGCATTCCCCAGCCCCGAAGACCTGTTCGCGATCGCCGCGCAGACGGTCGAAAGTTTCCCCGATGTCTTTCGCACCCCCGCGCAGGCTGTCGTGATCCGGGTCGAGGATTTCATTCCCCCCGACATGCTTGACGACAACGAGGACGAATGGGACATCACCGGCCTTTACACAGGCGTGCCGATGACCCTCAAACGCCCCGATGATATCCCGCAGGGCCCCGATACGGTCTGGCTATTCCGAATGCCGATCCTTGATGAACTATCGGACCGCGCGGGTGAAACCCTCGAAGCGCTCGTCGCCCATGTGACTGTGCACGAATTTGCGCATCATTTCGGCTGGTCTGATGCCGATATCGCGCGGATTGATCCGTGGTGGGAATAG
- the gltX gene encoding glutamate--tRNA ligase, translating into MTTTRFAPSPTGYLHIGNLRAALFNYAIARQQGGTFILRIDDTDAERSKEDYVDGIKADLEWLGLTWDRVERQSARMDQYAAAKARLIEMGRLYECFETPTELDLKRKKQLNMGKPPVYDRAALALTDAEKDALRAERGSHWRFKLDLERITWTDGILGDLSIDAASVSDPVLFKNDGQILYTLASVVDDTEFGITDVVRGSDHVTNTATQIQMITALGGTVPRFAHHSLLTGPQGEALSKRLGTLALRDLRARGIAPMAILSLMARLGSSDPVELRETVADVVAGFDIGKFGSAPTKFDADDLVPLSARWLAARPYAEVADHIAALGVPADTAEAFWAVVHDNIDAVDDMAPWWDLFQNGTPAKVAPEDAEFVAQALELLGDPPYAPTTWADWTSAVKEATGRKGKGLFMPLRRAVTGRDRGPEMADVMPLMQVKPRIG; encoded by the coding sequence ATGACCACGACCCGCTTTGCCCCGTCCCCCACCGGCTATCTGCATATCGGCAACCTGCGCGCGGCGCTGTTCAACTATGCGATTGCCCGTCAGCAAGGCGGCACGTTCATCCTGCGGATTGACGATACCGACGCTGAACGCTCGAAAGAAGATTATGTTGACGGGATCAAGGCCGATCTGGAATGGCTGGGCCTGACATGGGACCGCGTTGAACGCCAGTCCGCGCGGATGGATCAATACGCCGCCGCCAAGGCCCGCCTGATCGAGATGGGCCGCCTATATGAATGTTTCGAGACCCCGACCGAGCTGGACCTCAAACGCAAGAAACAGCTGAATATGGGCAAACCGCCGGTATATGACCGTGCCGCACTGGCCCTGACCGACGCCGAAAAGGATGCCCTGCGCGCCGAACGCGGATCGCACTGGCGGTTCAAGCTGGACCTTGAGCGGATCACCTGGACCGATGGCATATTGGGCGATCTGTCGATTGATGCGGCCTCGGTGTCTGATCCGGTGTTGTTCAAGAATGATGGACAGATTCTATACACGCTGGCCTCGGTCGTGGATGACACGGAATTTGGTATCACCGATGTGGTGCGCGGGTCTGACCATGTCACCAACACGGCCACGCAAATTCAGATGATCACCGCCTTGGGCGGCACGGTGCCGCGCTTTGCGCATCATTCGCTGCTGACCGGGCCGCAGGGCGAGGCCCTGTCCAAACGCCTTGGCACGCTCGCGCTGCGCGATCTGCGCGCCAGGGGGATCGCACCGATGGCGATCCTGTCGCTGATGGCGCGGCTTGGGTCGTCTGATCCGGTGGAATTGCGTGAAACGGTGGCTGACGTCGTCGCTGGCTTTGATATTGGCAAGTTCGGGTCTGCGCCGACGAAATTCGACGCCGATGATCTGGTCCCGCTAAGCGCGCGCTGGCTGGCGGCGCGCCCCTACGCCGAGGTTGCTGATCACATCGCCGCACTTGGCGTGCCCGCCGACACGGCCGAGGCGTTCTGGGCCGTTGTCCATGACAACATCGACGCTGTGGATGACATGGCCCCCTGGTGGGATTTGTTCCAGAACGGCACCCCCGCCAAGGTCGCCCCCGAGGACGCCGAATTTGTCGCGCAGGCTCTGGAGTTGCTGGGCGACCCACCATATGCGCCAACGACCTGGGCCGATTGGACCAGCGCCGTCAAGGAGGCCACGGGCCGCAAGGGCAAGGGGCTGTTCATGCCGCTGCGCCGTGCTGTGACGGGCCGGGATCGCGGGCCGGAAATGGCGGATGTCATGCCGCTGATGCAGGTCAAACCACGGATCGGATAG
- a CDS encoding pyridoxal-dependent decarboxylase: protein MGADKTPDTTVPSLDPEDWAAFRARAHAMLDAAVDKMQGARDGRVWTPVPEEMKTALRGPLPAEGRGAAATDAQITALLPHGVGNTHPRFFGWVHGAGTPSNMVADIAAAAMNANLGGRDHGAMYIEKQVVDWVRRLFGFPENSSGLVVSGTSIATIIALKSARDRALGFDVRKTGVQAGKLVGYTSDQSHSCVARAFDMLGLGADSLRRIPVTDIYEMDLQALRQAIAADRAAGLQPFAVVGTAGAVNVGAIDDLDGIADIAAAENLWFHIDGAFGALGVLSDRLRDRLTGIKRADSLAFDFHKWAHVNYDAGFVLIRDEDAHRRAFSDRPDYLLPATDGLASGNPWPVDYGPELSRGFRALKIWAHLNEHGPDKIGALITQNCDQAAYLGRLVDGDQGFERLAPVAMNICCFRAVPAGLDAAELDALNDRIVVALQVSGIAAPSTTRLGGKTAIRVNITNHRTQFRDMEVLLNAIREEVANGV from the coding sequence ATGGGCGCTGACAAGACACCGGATACGACTGTGCCCTCGCTTGATCCTGAAGATTGGGCCGCGTTTCGCGCCCGCGCCCATGCGATGCTGGACGCCGCCGTGGACAAGATGCAGGGCGCGCGCGATGGCCGCGTCTGGACGCCGGTTCCCGAGGAGATGAAGACGGCGTTGCGCGGGCCATTGCCTGCTGAAGGGCGCGGCGCTGCGGCCACTGACGCGCAGATCACCGCACTGCTGCCGCATGGTGTGGGCAATACCCATCCGCGTTTTTTCGGTTGGGTGCATGGTGCGGGGACGCCTTCGAATATGGTCGCTGATATTGCTGCGGCCGCGATGAACGCCAACCTTGGCGGGCGCGATCACGGGGCGATGTATATCGAAAAGCAGGTCGTGGACTGGGTGCGTCGCCTGTTTGGTTTTCCGGAAAATTCCAGCGGATTGGTCGTGTCGGGCACATCCATCGCGACCATCATCGCGCTGAAATCCGCGCGTGACCGTGCGCTGGGGTTTGACGTGCGCAAGACGGGTGTGCAGGCGGGCAAGCTGGTTGGCTATACCTCGGATCAGTCGCATTCCTGCGTCGCGCGGGCCTTTGATATGCTGGGGCTTGGGGCGGATTCCCTGCGCCGGATTCCGGTGACGGATATCTATGAAATGGACCTGCAGGCGCTACGCCAAGCGATTGCCGCGGATCGCGCAGCGGGCTTGCAGCCTTTTGCCGTTGTTGGCACGGCAGGGGCCGTGAATGTGGGCGCGATTGACGATCTGGACGGCATTGCCGATATCGCCGCCGCCGAAAACCTTTGGTTCCATATCGACGGGGCATTTGGCGCGCTGGGCGTCTTGAGTGACCGGTTGCGGGATCGCCTGACAGGGATCAAACGGGCGGATTCGCTGGCGTTTGATTTCCACAAATGGGCGCATGTGAATTATGATGCGGGCTTTGTGCTGATCCGCGACGAGGACGCCCATCGGCGCGCCTTTTCCGACCGGCCCGACTATTTGTTGCCCGCAACCGACGGGCTGGCTTCGGGCAACCCGTGGCCCGTGGATTATGGACCGGAACTGTCGCGCGGGTTTCGTGCGTTGAAAATCTGGGCGCATCTGAATGAACACGGACCCGACAAGATCGGCGCGCTGATCACGCAGAACTGCGACCAGGCGGCCTATCTTGGGCGGTTGGTTGACGGGGATCAGGGGTTTGAACGGCTGGCCCCCGTGGCGATGAACATCTGCTGTTTTCGCGCGGTGCCCGCGGGACTGGACGCTGCCGAACTGGACGCCCTGAACGACCGGATCGTTGTTGCATTGCAGGTCAGCGGGATCGCCGCGCCCTCGACCACCCGGCTGGGCGGGAAAACCGCGATCCGTGTCAATATCACCAACCATCGCACGCAGTTTCGCGATATGGAGGTGCTGCTGAACGCGATCCGTGAGGAAGTGGCCAATGGCGTCTGA
- a CDS encoding NAD+ synthase, translating into MTDRFRLSLAQLNPTVGDLKGNAAKARDAWEQARAAGADMVMLPEMFITGYQAQDLVLKPAFTLAAMDAVADLARDCADGPMIAIGGPLSELPKLHNAYFILKGGEVHATTRKYYLPNFNVFDEVRLFSRGDMQGPWDAGALRIGTPICEDAWYEDVCEAMVESGAEMLLVPNGSPYFRNKYDIRLSNMVGRVIENDVPLVYLNLVGGQDDQVFDGGSFVLNRGGKLAVKLPLFDEAVVHVDFVRDAEGWRAIEGDVAIFPDDLEQDYRVMVEGLRDYMRKTGFKKVLLGLSGGIDSAIVATIAADALGPDNVRCVMLPSEYTSQSSLDDAAKVADALGCSYDTVPIGPTRAAVTETLAPLFAGLEEGLTEENIQSRIRGLLLMAQSNKFGEMLLTTGNKSEVAVGYATIYGDMAGGYNPIKDMYKTRVFDACRWRNVHHRPWMKAPAGEMIPESIIDKPPSAELRADQKDADSLPPYDVLDGILTLLVDEEASVSDCVAEGYDRDTVKRVEHLLYISEYKRFQSAPGPRLSKRAFWLDRRYPIVNRWRDEG; encoded by the coding sequence ATGACCGACCGATTTCGCCTGTCGCTGGCCCAGTTGAACCCCACCGTGGGTGACCTGAAGGGCAACGCTGCCAAGGCCCGCGATGCCTGGGAACAGGCACGGGCGGCGGGGGCGGATATGGTCATGCTGCCCGAGATGTTCATCACCGGTTATCAGGCGCAGGATCTGGTGTTGAAACCGGCCTTTACGCTGGCGGCGATGGATGCGGTCGCGGACCTGGCGCGTGATTGCGCCGATGGTCCGATGATCGCGATTGGCGGGCCATTGTCGGAACTGCCCAAGCTGCACAACGCCTATTTCATCCTGAAGGGTGGCGAGGTTCATGCCACGACCCGCAAATATTACCTGCCCAATTTCAACGTCTTTGACGAAGTGCGCCTGTTTTCGCGTGGCGACATGCAGGGCCCCTGGGACGCGGGCGCGCTGCGCATCGGCACGCCGATCTGCGAAGATGCCTGGTATGAAGATGTCTGCGAAGCGATGGTGGAAAGCGGGGCGGAAATGTTGCTCGTGCCCAACGGATCGCCCTATTTCCGCAACAAATACGATATTCGCCTGTCCAACATGGTAGGCCGCGTGATCGAAAATGACGTCCCGCTGGTTTATCTGAACCTTGTCGGCGGGCAGGATGATCAGGTGTTTGACGGAGGGTCGTTCGTGCTGAACCGTGGCGGCAAGCTGGCCGTGAAGCTGCCGTTATTTGACGAGGCCGTCGTGCATGTGGATTTCGTGCGGGATGCAGAGGGTTGGCGCGCTATTGAGGGTGACGTGGCGATTTTCCCCGACGATCTGGAGCAGGATTATCGTGTCATGGTCGAGGGTCTGCGCGATTACATGCGCAAGACGGGGTTCAAAAAGGTGCTGCTGGGGCTGTCGGGCGGGATCGACAGCGCGATTGTCGCCACGATTGCCGCTGATGCATTGGGGCCGGACAATGTGCGCTGTGTGATGCTGCCCTCTGAATATACCTCGCAATCCTCGCTGGATGACGCGGCAAAGGTCGCGGATGCGCTGGGCTGCTCATACGACACGGTGCCAATCGGTCCGACCCGTGCTGCCGTAACCGAGACCCTCGCGCCGCTGTTTGCCGGGCTTGAGGAAGGTCTGACCGAAGAAAACATCCAAAGCCGCATCAGGGGTCTGCTGCTCATGGCGCAGTCCAACAAGTTCGGCGAAATGCTGCTGACTACGGGCAATAAATCCGAGGTGGCCGTGGGGTATGCGACGATCTATGGCGATATGGCGGGCGGCTATAACCCGATCAAGGACATGTATAAAACGCGGGTGTTTGATGCCTGCCGCTGGCGCAACGTCCATCACCGCCCTTGGATGAAGGCACCTGCGGGGGAAATGATCCCCGAAAGTATCATCGACAAGCCCCCTTCGGCAGAATTGCGCGCCGATCAAAAGGATGCGGACAGCCTGCCGCCCTATGACGTGTTGGACGGTATTCTGACGCTGCTGGTGGACGAGGAAGCATCGGTGTCCGATTGCGTCGCCGAAGGCTATGATCGTGACACGGTCAAGCGAGTCGAACACCTGCTTTATATCAGTGAATACAAGCGCTTTCAGTCCGCTCCCGGCCCCCGCCTGTCCAAGCGCGCGTTCTGGCTGGATCGCCGCTATCCGATCGTCAACCGCTGGCGCGACGAGGGGTAG
- a CDS encoding DUF1801 domain-containing protein, which yields MAKTQNKTQVSDTNVDDFIAAIDHPVRRADAVALNDMFKRVTGWQPRMWGPTIIGYGQYHYTYDSGRAGDMLGTGFSPRKASLSVYILPGYSDFSDHLARLGKHRIGKSCLYINKLADVDMAVLEELVRAGLDDLATRWTVTAT from the coding sequence ATGGCCAAAACACAGAACAAGACCCAAGTGAGCGATACAAACGTCGATGATTTCATCGCGGCGATCGACCATCCAGTGCGCCGTGCCGATGCGGTGGCGCTGAACGATATGTTCAAGCGTGTGACCGGTTGGCAGCCGCGCATGTGGGGACCGACGATCATCGGATACGGGCAGTATCACTACACCTACGATAGCGGGCGCGCGGGGGATATGCTGGGCACCGGATTTAGCCCCCGTAAGGCCAGCCTGAGCGTCTATATCCTGCCCGGATACAGCGATTTCAGCGATCATCTGGCGCGGTTGGGCAAGCACAGGATCGGCAAATCCTGCCTTTACATCAACAAGCTGGCCGATGTTGATATGGCGGTGCTTGAAGAGTTGGTGCGCGCGGGGCTGGACGATCTGGCGACCCGCTGGACTGTCACGGCGACCTAA
- a CDS encoding MATE family efflux transporter: MASEAPQAVFLTGLPLRHITVMALTASLGLMAVFMVDFVDMIFISMLGKAELAAAVGYAGAILFFTSSFGIGVAIAAGALVARALGQGDTDLARRRATNALIYGVVFGAVFAAIVWANLAALAGLMGATGDTLELAVHYMAIVVPSLPFLLIGMVGGAILRAHGDARRAMMATIWGAIINAVLDPILIFGLDLELTGAAMASVSARFAMAAAALAPIMRHHGGFGRPTMASIHLDLTPILAIAVPAVLTQLATPIGQAYVTRAMAAYGEQAVAGMAIVARMTPVAFGVIFAMSGAIGPIIGQNAGAGQNARVQRTFFDGLLFAGVVVVVVSVVLFLLRGPLEWLFVLDGQARTLVFLFAGPLSLLFFFNGVIFVANAAFNNLGHPFYSTVVNWGRHTLGTIPFVIVGAMWWGAPGVLIGQAVGGVVFAALALVLALRVIRKGDADEYPKPFARQARLLGLLHARR, from the coding sequence ATGGCGTCTGAAGCACCCCAAGCCGTCTTTTTGACGGGTTTGCCACTGCGCCACATCACGGTGATGGCTTTGACGGCAAGCCTTGGGTTGATGGCCGTGTTCATGGTCGATTTCGTTGATATGATTTTCATATCGATGCTTGGCAAGGCGGAACTGGCCGCAGCCGTGGGCTATGCCGGCGCGATTTTGTTTTTTACGTCGTCCTTTGGCATCGGTGTCGCGATTGCGGCGGGCGCATTGGTGGCCCGCGCATTGGGGCAGGGTGATACGGATCTGGCGCGCCGTCGTGCCACCAACGCGCTTATCTATGGTGTGGTGTTTGGCGCGGTGTTCGCGGCCATCGTATGGGCCAATCTTGCCGCCCTGGCGGGATTGATGGGCGCGACGGGCGATACGCTTGAATTGGCGGTCCACTACATGGCGATTGTTGTGCCATCGCTTCCGTTCCTGTTGATCGGCATGGTGGGCGGCGCGATTTTGCGTGCGCATGGGGATGCGCGCCGCGCGATGATGGCCACCATCTGGGGGGCGATCATCAACGCCGTTCTGGATCCGATCCTTATTTTTGGGCTCGACCTTGAATTGACAGGGGCCGCGATGGCAAGCGTTTCCGCGCGCTTTGCGATGGCGGCTGCCGCCTTGGCGCCGATCATGCGTCATCATGGCGGGTTCGGGCGGCCGACCATGGCTTCGATCCATCTGGACCTGACGCCCATTCTGGCGATTGCCGTCCCGGCGGTCTTGACGCAACTGGCCACACCGATCGGGCAGGCCTATGTCACGCGCGCGATGGCGGCTTACGGCGAACAGGCGGTTGCGGGCATGGCGATCGTCGCGCGGATGACGCCTGTCGCCTTTGGTGTGATCTTTGCGATGTCTGGCGCGATAGGACCGATCATTGGCCAGAACGCGGGCGCAGGGCAGAATGCGCGCGTGCAACGGACTTTTTTTGACGGGTTGTTGTTTGCGGGCGTGGTGGTTGTGGTTGTCTCGGTCGTGTTGTTCCTGCTGCGCGGCCCGCTTGAATGGCTGTTCGTGCTGGACGGGCAGGCACGCACGCTGGTGTTTCTGTTCGCGGGTCCGCTTAGCTTGTTGTTCTTTTTCAACGGGGTGATTTTTGTCGCCAATGCCGCATTCAACAACCTTGGCCATCCGTTTTATTCGACGGTCGTGAATTGGGGACGGCATACGTTGGGCACCATTCCGTTTGTGATCGTCGGGGCGATGTGGTGGGGCGCGCCGGGCGTCTTGATCGGTCAGGCCGTCGGTGGTGTTGTGTTCGCGGCGTTGGCACTAGTGCTGGCGCTGCGCGTGATCCGCAAGGGGGACGCCGATGAATACCCCAAGCCGTTTGCGCGACAGGCACGGCTTTTGGGGTTGCTGCACGCGCGTCGCTAG